A window of the Mesotoga infera genome harbors these coding sequences:
- a CDS encoding aldo/keto reductase — IPVSCIVSGINSLDQLEEDLKLIDKEPFSPEELEQLFFEAPELGGYVCRQCMKCLPCPQGINIPGIFLAEGRYDRQMLDGKVRSASDYALRDRLAHWFGSEDQGIAEYNSMIPDVDACTDCGICNERCPYGIDIPRKLRIVKSKITEGYVW; from the coding sequence ATACCTGTTTCGTGCATCGTCAGTGGAATCAACTCCCTCGATCAGCTAGAGGAAGATCTGAAGCTGATAGATAAAGAACCCTTCTCTCCCGAAGAGCTCGAGCAGCTTTTTTTTGAGGCGCCAGAACTTGGCGGTTACGTTTGCAGGCAGTGCATGAAGTGCCTTCCATGTCCTCAGGGAATAAACATTCCCGGTATTTTTCTTGCAGAGGGCCGTTACGACAGGCAGATGCTAGATGGAAAAGTCAGAAGTGCTTCGGATTATGCCTTGAGGGACAGACTAGCTCACTGGTTTGGAAGCGAAGATCAGGGTATTGCAGAATACAACTCAATGATTCCCGATGTCGATGCCTGTACCGACTGCGGCATATGCAACGAGCGATGCCCTTACGGGATAGATATTCCGAGGAAACTTAGGATCGTGAAGTCCAAAATTACAGAAGGGTACGTCTGGTAA
- a CDS encoding urocanate hydratase encodes MLSESDMYESMEIKLDESLPPDPVFRQGIRRAPKRELNLSRKEIELALRNALRYVPTGLHDRLAPEFLQELLTMGRIYGYRYRPQGEITGNPIDQYKGKCIEGKAFQVMIDNNLDFEVALYPYELVTYGETGQVCQNWMQYRLIKRYLEELTDEQTLVVMSGHPLGLFKSGTSSPRVIITNALMVGMFDNQEQWIKAQALGVANYGQMTAGGWMYIGPQGIVHGTFNTILNAGRLKLGIADDGDLRGHLFVSSGLGGMSGAQGKAVKIAGGVGIIAEVDRSRIQTRLEQGWVDEVVEEPERAFKLAERKTRNNESHAIAFHGNIVDLLEFAVEKGLNIELLSDQTSCHAPYDGGYCPQGLTFEERTELLKTDKRRFREAVDRSLIKHFEYISQLAEGGTYFFDYGNSFMKAVFDAGAKNIAKNGVDTSDGFIFPSYVEDIMGPMLFDFGYGPFRWVCLSGRKEDLLKTDAAAMRCIDPERCGQDRDNYIWIKDADKNKLVVGTQARILYQDAAGRRAIALQFNDMVRNGEIGPVMIGRDHHDTGGTDSPFRETANIKDGSNVMADMATQCFAGNAARGMSMVSLHNGGGVGIGKAINGGFGLVLDGSRRVDEIIETSISWDVMSGVARRAWARNENALLIASEFNKERRRNEQITLPFLVEEEIIRKTMKTVDWE; translated from the coding sequence TTGCTTTCTGAAAGTGATATGTACGAGTCGATGGAAATCAAATTAGATGAGAGCTTGCCACCCGATCCTGTCTTCAGGCAAGGAATTCGAAGAGCACCGAAAAGAGAACTAAATCTCTCTAGAAAGGAAATTGAGCTTGCACTGCGTAATGCGCTTCGTTACGTTCCGACAGGACTTCATGACAGACTGGCTCCCGAATTTCTTCAAGAGCTTCTGACTATGGGAAGAATCTACGGATACCGCTATCGACCTCAGGGTGAGATAACGGGAAATCCCATCGATCAGTACAAAGGAAAATGCATTGAGGGTAAGGCATTCCAGGTAATGATAGACAATAACCTTGACTTTGAGGTGGCCCTTTACCCTTACGAACTAGTTACCTATGGAGAAACGGGGCAGGTCTGCCAGAACTGGATGCAGTACAGACTAATAAAGAGATATCTCGAAGAATTGACCGATGAGCAGACACTTGTGGTCATGTCCGGACACCCGCTTGGTCTATTCAAATCGGGCACTTCAAGCCCAAGGGTGATTATCACCAACGCGCTTATGGTGGGTATGTTCGACAACCAGGAGCAGTGGATCAAGGCTCAGGCTCTGGGAGTTGCCAACTACGGACAGATGACTGCAGGAGGTTGGATGTACATTGGACCTCAGGGGATAGTGCACGGTACCTTCAATACGATTCTCAACGCCGGAAGGCTGAAGCTGGGAATTGCAGACGACGGTGATCTACGCGGACATCTATTTGTTTCTTCTGGCCTCGGAGGAATGAGCGGAGCCCAGGGGAAGGCAGTCAAGATAGCCGGCGGCGTGGGAATTATTGCCGAAGTTGACCGTTCTAGAATTCAGACCAGATTGGAGCAGGGCTGGGTGGATGAAGTTGTGGAAGAGCCCGAGAGGGCCTTTAAGCTGGCAGAAAGAAAGACCCGGAACAATGAAAGTCATGCGATTGCCTTCCACGGAAACATAGTCGATCTACTGGAATTTGCGGTTGAGAAAGGTTTGAACATTGAGCTTCTGTCGGACCAGACGTCCTGTCATGCTCCGTACGACGGCGGATACTGTCCTCAGGGACTTACATTCGAGGAGAGAACAGAACTCCTGAAAACAGACAAGCGCAGATTTAGGGAGGCTGTTGATAGATCACTCATTAAGCACTTCGAATACATCAGCCAGCTGGCAGAAGGGGGCACTTACTTCTTCGATTACGGGAACTCATTTATGAAGGCAGTCTTTGATGCCGGGGCAAAGAATATCGCTAAAAATGGAGTAGATACTTCTGACGGATTCATCTTCCCGTCGTATGTTGAGGATATCATGGGCCCCATGTTGTTCGACTTCGGTTACGGTCCCTTTCGCTGGGTGTGCTTGAGCGGAAGAAAGGAAGATCTACTGAAAACAGATGCTGCCGCAATGAGATGTATCGATCCAGAACGTTGTGGACAAGATAGAGACAACTACATCTGGATAAAGGATGCCGACAAGAACAAACTGGTAGTGGGCACTCAGGCTAGAATACTTTATCAAGATGCGGCCGGAAGGCGCGCTATTGCGCTGCAGTTCAATGACATGGTTAGAAATGGAGAAATAGGACCTGTAATGATAGGAAGAGATCATCATGATACCGGAGGAACGGACTCGCCTTTCAGGGAGACTGCAAATATTAAGGACGGAAGTAATGTCATGGCAGATATGGCAACACAGTGCTTTGCAGGAAATGCGGCCCGAGGGATGAGCATGGTCTCACTTCACAATGGTGGTGGAGTTGGAATAGGGAAGGCAATAAACGGAGGATTTGGACTTGTTCTCGATGGAAGTCGGAGAGTTGATGAGATAATAGAGACATCTATTTCCTGGGATGTTATGAGCGGTGTTGCAAGGAGAGCCTGGGCAAGAAACGAAAATGCCTTGTTGATTGCCTCGGAATTCAACAAAGAGAGAAGAAGAAACGAGCAGATTACTCTTCCATTCCTCGTGGAGGAAGAGATTATTAGAAAGACGATGAAGACAGTTGATTGGGAGTGA
- a CDS encoding glycosyltransferase: MTFESACDVVNKNSHVSDEFAVAHHIIDSLENRDKLKEIAEHRNSLMRILAAIRIGELLSPEEFNDQKEEWDGSALLTTSFLRGMVRAGKELHEKSVLSLAGISEETDFLLARLLPSQDLETISSRELLPIAVESAILSHRKEWNADLLLRLWKEEKRIRRSLLSLADGNETLIREMINTIDGSEESLALLGLLKVARYGIDLPPSHPIMSSDASISLLHNSLKNLGNHSIIGNPLVQFSFYGDPLKAGKGSSGGMGTFLRTLGNNLSESLPGVITVVPIDAKALLESDLLLKKEREQHLFIYAPLIDYEKMKGDSFLKGRLDVRSNVSDILAIVGIHPAQMHMRFSDYASYSMLDLAREMNSKSFFTITPDPQRGFSDNNGDLINLDPVKALKETSRAEISHTMLRECHRLFGIGAEESHSQLLSYYPQLFETDVAAKLEMMPEGISLRNECPFSGEGPLFSVLFDKNREFFIDRSFRVNPLLLTIGRLDPTKGQTKLLKAWGDSRLRDSFNLVIIGGDIENPNQVELCELEEIRKYAQENRKIQGRFCHMPAMSNDEIRCLENSIAQVKATPWPPIYVAPSFKEEFGIAILEAMAAGFVAIGPRRGGVKSYIRHGKNGFLIDTTNESTIGNDLQRVLLDHQISARKMKMIAENGSKTVYRRYSISVVAKMFSSFYTS; this comes from the coding sequence ATGACTTTTGAATCTGCCTGTGATGTCGTCAATAAGAACAGTCACGTTTCAGATGAGTTCGCTGTTGCTCATCACATTATAGACTCACTTGAAAATCGTGACAAACTCAAAGAAATAGCAGAACACAGGAATTCTCTGATGAGGATCCTGGCAGCGATCAGGATTGGGGAGCTTCTGAGCCCCGAAGAGTTCAACGATCAAAAAGAGGAATGGGATGGCAGCGCTCTTTTGACAACATCGTTCCTGAGAGGCATGGTTCGAGCTGGAAAAGAACTTCATGAGAAGAGTGTTCTGAGTTTGGCAGGAATTTCTGAAGAGACGGATTTTCTCCTCGCCCGACTGCTTCCGAGTCAAGACCTGGAAACAATATCTTCCAGAGAGCTGCTGCCGATAGCTGTTGAATCGGCAATCCTGAGCCATAGGAAGGAGTGGAACGCAGATCTACTGCTGAGGCTCTGGAAAGAAGAGAAAAGAATTAGGCGATCTTTGCTGTCCCTGGCGGATGGGAACGAGACGCTCATCAGAGAGATGATAAACACAATAGATGGATCTGAGGAATCTCTTGCCCTTCTGGGCTTACTGAAAGTTGCCAGATATGGGATCGATCTCCCTCCAAGCCATCCTATCATGAGTTCTGATGCTTCAATCAGTCTGCTCCATAACTCCCTCAAGAATCTAGGAAATCATTCGATTATTGGAAATCCGCTGGTTCAGTTCAGTTTCTACGGTGATCCATTGAAAGCGGGGAAAGGTTCTAGCGGAGGTATGGGGACCTTCCTTAGAACACTCGGCAATAATCTCTCTGAGAGCCTTCCTGGAGTGATTACGGTTGTTCCAATCGATGCAAAAGCCCTGTTGGAAAGCGATCTCTTGTTGAAGAAAGAAAGAGAGCAACATCTCTTCATTTATGCACCGTTAATTGACTATGAGAAAATGAAGGGGGACAGCTTTCTCAAAGGAAGGTTGGATGTACGCTCAAACGTAAGTGATATTCTCGCGATTGTCGGTATTCATCCAGCGCAAATGCACATGCGTTTCTCCGATTATGCTTCCTATTCAATGCTTGATTTAGCGAGAGAAATGAACTCGAAGTCGTTCTTCACGATAACTCCGGATCCACAGCGTGGCTTTTCCGACAATAACGGAGATCTTATCAACCTGGATCCAGTCAAAGCATTGAAGGAGACTTCAAGAGCGGAGATCTCGCACACAATGCTGAGAGAGTGCCATAGATTATTTGGAATCGGCGCGGAAGAAAGTCATAGTCAGCTCTTATCGTATTATCCTCAACTTTTCGAAACGGATGTCGCGGCGAAGCTCGAAATGATGCCCGAGGGCATCTCTCTGCGTAATGAGTGTCCTTTTTCCGGCGAAGGCCCACTTTTCTCAGTTTTGTTTGACAAAAACAGGGAATTCTTTATCGACCGCTCATTCAGGGTTAATCCCCTTCTGCTTACGATTGGCAGACTCGATCCCACAAAGGGTCAGACAAAACTGCTAAAGGCTTGGGGGGATTCGCGGCTCAGAGATTCATTCAATCTCGTTATTATTGGAGGAGATATAGAGAATCCAAATCAAGTTGAGTTATGCGAACTGGAAGAGATTAGAAAGTACGCGCAAGAAAACCGCAAAATCCAGGGTAGATTCTGCCACATGCCTGCCATGAGCAATGATGAAATTAGATGTCTGGAAAACAGCATCGCACAAGTAAAGGCAACTCCCTGGCCCCCTATCTATGTTGCGCCTTCCTTCAAAGAGGAGTTCGGCATTGCGATTCTCGAGGCGATGGCGGCCGGTTTCGTAGCAATAGGGCCCAGGCGCGGAGGGGTGAAGAGCTATATACGTCACGGAAAAAACGGTTTTCTTATAGATACGACGAATGAGTCGACGATAGGGAATGACTTACAGAGAGTACTGCTGGACCATCAAATCTCGGCCCGAAAGATGAAGATGATTGCCGAAAACGGCAGCAAGACAGTTTACAGGAGATACTCAATTTCGGTCGTAGCAAAGATGTTTTCGTCTTTCTATACTTCTTGA
- a CDS encoding B12-binding domain-containing radical SAM protein: MKVLMVYPEYPETFWSFKHALKFVSKKAAYPPLGLMTVSAMLPEEWERKLIDMNTDILRDQDILDSDYVMISSMDVQLDSAKKVIQRCKELGVKTIAGGPLFTTRPEEFNEVDHLVLGEAEVTLAPFLNDLEKGKAKHIYRSDGFPDISDSPIPDWKLLDMRKYSSMNIQYSRGCPYNCEFCDIVLLNGHIPRTKRAEKLIGEMEALYKAGWRGGVFIVDDNFIGNKAKLKREILPAIAKWMKDRKYPFVLNTEASIDLSDDDELMKLMVDANFGTVFVGIETTEEESLVECGKYQNRNRDLLSSVRKMQEFGLQVQGGFIVGFDHDKPSVFRNMINFIQKSGIVTAMVGVLTAPTGTRLFLRLKDENRIASEFSGNNTSILTNIIPKMGLNNLVDGYYKILRNIYAPKPYRQRVITFLKNYKPNSLRHVRPLSESLKAFMKSLWVLGIKEKGRINYWLLLLWTAIFRPSLFPLSVEFAIYGYHFRKSLSFGFGEEDKKQPPSYEEQDSR, translated from the coding sequence ATGAAAGTTTTGATGGTCTATCCAGAATATCCAGAAACTTTTTGGAGTTTCAAGCACGCACTAAAATTCGTCTCAAAAAAAGCGGCGTATCCACCGCTAGGCCTCATGACCGTTTCGGCCATGTTACCCGAAGAATGGGAGAGAAAACTCATCGATATGAATACGGACATTCTACGTGATCAAGATATCTTAGACTCCGATTACGTGATGATAAGCTCAATGGATGTTCAGCTTGACTCGGCAAAGAAGGTTATTCAGAGATGCAAGGAGTTGGGCGTCAAGACGATAGCGGGCGGGCCGCTTTTCACCACCAGACCTGAGGAGTTCAATGAAGTCGATCATCTGGTTCTTGGTGAAGCAGAAGTGACTCTGGCACCGTTTCTTAATGATTTAGAGAAAGGCAAGGCTAAGCACATTTATAGATCCGACGGCTTTCCAGATATTTCTGACAGTCCCATTCCAGACTGGAAGCTTCTTGACATGAGAAAATACTCTTCTATGAATATCCAGTATTCTAGAGGTTGTCCTTATAATTGTGAGTTCTGTGACATTGTTCTGTTAAACGGACATATTCCCAGGACGAAGAGAGCCGAAAAACTCATTGGCGAGATGGAAGCATTGTATAAGGCCGGCTGGCGTGGAGGAGTATTCATAGTTGACGATAACTTCATTGGAAATAAAGCCAAACTGAAGAGAGAGATTCTTCCCGCTATTGCTAAATGGATGAAAGATAGGAAGTATCCCTTTGTGCTGAATACAGAAGCCTCAATTGATCTTTCAGATGACGACGAGCTCATGAAACTTATGGTCGACGCAAATTTCGGAACCGTCTTTGTCGGCATAGAGACTACCGAGGAGGAAAGTCTCGTTGAATGCGGCAAGTACCAGAACCGAAACAGAGACTTGCTCTCGTCTGTTCGGAAGATGCAGGAGTTCGGACTGCAGGTTCAGGGTGGATTTATTGTGGGCTTTGATCACGACAAGCCTTCGGTATTTCGGAACATGATCAATTTCATTCAGAAGAGCGGCATAGTCACCGCAATGGTCGGTGTTCTCACAGCGCCTACAGGCACAAGACTCTTCCTGAGGTTAAAAGACGAGAACAGGATCGCGTCGGAGTTCTCAGGTAACAACACCAGCATTCTGACTAACATTATTCCCAAGATGGGTCTCAATAACCTCGTAGACGGTTACTACAAAATACTTAGAAACATATACGCGCCGAAACCCTACCGGCAGAGAGTAATAACCTTTCTCAAAAACTACAAACCGAATTCACTTAGACATGTCAGACCCCTTTCCGAGAGTCTGAAGGCCTTTATGAAGTCGCTTTGGGTACTTGGAATAAAGGAAAAAGGGCGAATCAACTATTGGTTGTTGCTCCTTTGGACGGCCATCTTTAGACCATCGCTTTTTCCGTTGTCAGTTGAATTTGCGATTTACGGCTATCACTTCCGAAAATCCCTTTCTTTTGGCTTTGGCGAAGAGGACAAAAAACAGCCGCCGAGTTACGAAGAACAAGATTCTAGGTGA